In one window of Limnohabitans sp. MORI2 DNA:
- a CDS encoding GSU2403 family nucleotidyltransferase fold protein: protein MDWINIPDNAARQWIDSSTIFQEFQSTKLKASNYAGGMYWKKQGSYEYLVKTYPDNRQQRVGARSAETELIYQEFSAKKTAIEARLSTLRIALKEAERLNKALKVGRAPALLIDILQALEDSGLADHFTVVGTHALYAYEMAAGVRIEQAALATLDVDLLWDARKKVQFISDMAKLDDSVLSVLQRADRTFVRKEGQNESAINATGFEVDFLRRMQEGDDPHPFRFSDDEDDIWPVQAMRASVLTSAPKFERVVVSATGRMAKMRTISPQTFVEFKYWLAEKAQARDPIKRRRDERQARIVQKLLNEQLL, encoded by the coding sequence ATGGATTGGATCAACATACCCGACAACGCTGCGAGGCAGTGGATTGATTCGTCCACCATTTTTCAAGAGTTTCAGAGTACCAAGCTCAAGGCCAGCAACTATGCAGGCGGCATGTATTGGAAAAAGCAAGGTAGCTACGAATACCTTGTCAAAACTTATCCGGACAACCGTCAGCAGCGTGTGGGTGCGCGAAGCGCTGAGACAGAACTAATTTATCAAGAGTTCAGCGCAAAGAAGACAGCCATAGAGGCACGCTTAAGCACATTACGCATTGCCTTGAAAGAGGCTGAGCGGTTGAATAAAGCGCTCAAAGTAGGGCGAGCACCGGCCTTGCTGATTGACATTCTTCAAGCACTAGAGGACAGCGGTTTAGCTGATCATTTCACAGTGGTAGGGACGCATGCTTTGTATGCCTACGAAATGGCAGCAGGTGTGCGCATTGAGCAGGCTGCATTGGCCACATTGGATGTTGATTTGCTGTGGGATGCTCGCAAGAAAGTGCAGTTCATCAGCGACATGGCAAAGTTGGATGATTCAGTTTTGAGTGTGTTGCAGCGTGCTGACCGCACGTTTGTGCGCAAAGAGGGGCAAAACGAGTCTGCCATCAACGCGACTGGCTTTGAGGTTGATTTTTTGAGACGTATGCAAGAGGGGGATGATCCGCATCCGTTCAGGTTTTCGGATGATGAAGACGATATTTGGCCTGTGCAGGCCATGCGAGCATCTGTGCTGACGAGTGCACCCAAGTTTGAGAGAGTGGTGGTCAGTGCCACAGGGCGTATGGCCAAAATGAGGACGATATCTCCTCAGACATTTGTGGAATTTAAGTATTGGTTGGCTGAAAAAGCGCAGGCACGTGACCCGATCAAACGCCGACGCGATGAGCGACAAGCTCGAATTGTGCAAAAGCTATTAAATGAGCAACTTTTATGA